GTGGGGGATTTTTATCGCCCGGGGACCGGCATTCAAGAACGGACTGAAAGTGGCCCCCTTCCAGAATATCCACATCTATGATCTTATCGCCAGGGTTCTAAGTCTTGAGCCGGCCCCCAACGATGGCAGTCTCGACTCGGTAAAGGCGCTGTTAGACTAACTGATAGTGATAATCAGGCAAGCAAAGCGCTTTCTCGCGCCGGTGGACTTCTATGATCGAGTCTATGAGCCAGGAAGTGACCGGATCGCCGCCTGAATCTCCTGATTGATGACCAGCCCTGCCGCCGCCTCCTCCAGCGCTGCCAGGATCTGATCCCGCTCGGATGTTGTCAGCCCCTTGCTCAGATCACGAACAGGTGACAACCTGGCCACCACACCAAGGTGGTACAGCAGCAGCTTCTGAATGGCCACCTGTTTCCCCGGGATCAGCTCTATTACCCGGCGGAGGCGGCTGAGCTCGTCCTGGGCAGCCTGCCGGGCGGGTCCCGGCCGGGCCTGATATACTGCCAATACAGCCGAAGGAAAGATATTCCCACAAGCCGTTATCGAGCCCACAGCCCCCTGCGCCAGACCACCAGCCACTACGTGGTCACTGCCCACCAGAACTTTAAGACCGGGTTTCGCCCGCAAATAGGCCGGGATATTTTCCAGGCGCGCAGTTGAGTCCTTTACCCCTACAATGGCTACCTCGTCTCTCAGTGCCGCCACCACGTCCGGGGTGACGGGTGCGGTCATGGGCCCTTCAGGGGGCACCGGAACGTTGTATAGCAGCAAAGGTACGCGGTCTTGCACCCTGGCAAGGTGCCGATAAAAATCCACCACCACATCCTCGGGGACGACACCCCCGGCAGCAACCACGTTATAAAAAGGAGGTGCCACCAGGACAGCTGCCACCTGGTCGGCGTATTCAACCACCCGTTGGACGAAGGCCAGGGTATCTTCCGGCGAGTCAGGCACCATCCCTCCAACTATAACCGCAAGCCTCGTCCCCGCTGTGAGGGTGGCTTCCACCATCGCAAGCCGCTCTGCGGTCGTGAGTTGACCGAACTCACCGTTGGTACCCAAGACCACGATGCCCTCCAGGCCGGTCTCTTTTCCGAATGGATCCCCCTGGGACAGGAATGCAAGGTGCCGTCGGTAAGACCCCCAGTCTATGGAACCGCCATCAGGCATGAAGGGCGTGAGGATGGGGGCAAAAGCTCCGGCGATTTTGAAAGCGCTTGGCATAGATCTGGTATTAACCGGTGAACGCCCTCTTTGAGGAGAGCTGACAGTACTTCAGGTATGCTATGGGCTGGTAGGCTGGCATTGATATAAAATTACAGCAACTCAGTGTGGTTGCGTGAACTATTCATACCGTGGGTGGATAGGCTTACACTATGGCGAAGACCGGGGAATGACTATCCCTTTCAAGCGCTCATGGCTCTGATGTAATTTTTCATCCATAATGACGCTTTCTCAATTCGGCTTGCTCATAGGCATTCTGCTGGCTGCCATTCTGGGTGCTCTGCC
The nucleotide sequence above comes from Candidatus Neomarinimicrobiota bacterium. Encoded proteins:
- a CDS encoding dihydrodipicolinate synthase family protein yields the protein MPSAFKIAGAFAPILTPFMPDGGSIDWGSYRRHLAFLSQGDPFGKETGLEGIVVLGTNGEFGQLTTAERLAMVEATLTAGTRLAVIVGGMVPDSPEDTLAFVQRVVEYADQVAAVLVAPPFYNVVAAGGVVPEDVVVDFYRHLARVQDRVPLLLYNVPVPPEGPMTAPVTPDVVAALRDEVAIVGVKDSTARLENIPAYLRAKPGLKVLVGSDHVVAGGLAQGAVGSITACGNIFPSAVLAVYQARPGPARQAAQDELSRLRRVIELIPGKQVAIQKLLLYHLGVVARLSPVRDLSKGLTTSERDQILAALEEAAAGLVINQEIQAAIRSLPGS